The Tenebrio molitor chromosome 7, icTenMoli1.1, whole genome shotgun sequence region CATTCCTAACCTCAATTTTACCGTTTGCGACGATATTGATTGACATGCGATTGAcgtaaacagaaaataaatttcaaaacttgacttttgaatgtcacgttgacaataaagagtgatttacatcgcaattttttgaagcgACAGAAAAATTATGCTCAAAATTCCGTGTCCCTAACTGTACCAAAAACaagaaacaatttttagaaaaagttTAGCTCTGTGAGGAAATTTGGCTTCATTATTGCTAGGATTTTCACTtacattgtttatttatatttttatgtctaatcattatcatattttatattatgtaaCAGTAGTTTTGTAGTATCAGTTAAGCTATTTGTGAATCTGTCTTCGAGGATGATTCTTCTTCTTCACTTCTTCAGAGAGAAGATTCTAACTGACCAATGGTACCTAAATTGTTGCTCAATAATGAatcttgaaatttatttttcttggaTGAAAATAATCGAGATacaattgtaaaaattgataataaattacttttgtaagtaaaaaatttataacaatcTTAGTGAAATATTAGAAGCATCGACACCGTATTCAAAGTGTCCCTAAAAGCACGTATATCATGAgacctgtggaattgtgcggctctataattttattgtgtcgaactatTGAAGTGTCTaatgtaaaattattatatctTATCGTCAGTTCTCTTAGTTGTTTTACTTgcgattttcttcagtttttctatatgTATCTACCTATTCTATTTACTTTTCATCGtattaaaaacctgtcattaatggtcttacataacctctgtttttctatttggtaccacaacATGCtatagagcggcaaaaatcaaatatatttataTGCCAATttcacaggactcttgatgtAGGTACCTTAGACTCTTAGAGACACTTTGTAAATTTAGGAGCCTAATTCCCTATGATTTTGGAACAGTCGTAATACgtcttaaaattttgaaagtatttatttcaataatgttAGTATTATCGCGCGTTAGAAAAAGTAAACCggttagaacagtgtaaagtttgaatttcccgccgtttgacacgaatgacaagTTTATGTTTACCTAATCggaacataattgaacatgtttgttttcagcaaagggtgcctttagatatttgcttcgagaacaggaatcgttaagttattctatttttaatgtaaaacattgcaaagaaagaaaaaaagagagatttttttggctctaaattttaggttagctgtcaacatgctccaattaatctacgctttaaaaaagcacaacaattgacggtttcgaACGctttcccagcccaggatttcatttgaacgcgcgatatttatGTGCTAATTAACcaattaattaactaattaattaacaattaataaaattgataatcaagttgcaaaatttgattttcgacATTCAAGAGGACACCGTGTGTGTACTTATTGTATTGAAGCCATCAGGTTTTTATCGGAGCGTTATAGGGGTGATAGGTTATTTCGTCAGGTTTGCGTGCATTCAAATTAGAGCTCCTGTTCCGGAGCGGCGTCGAATCGTTGGCAGTATCGTGCCCCCGAGCCGGCGTTAAAGATGGAAATCGAATGGTATTTCGGCGTATTATGAGTTACGGCCCCGTTTCCATCTAAAGCAAATAGATATTCGTTCGGAAGACAGTTGACGTTATTTGTTATATTACGTGTGCAATATGGTTTCGGCGGTCCGCCTATCCGTATCACTCTATACGGCCGGAACTAATTTGAAGTTGGCGGAAGGATACATTTGTCATAGAGTCCCTGGTGAGCCATGATCGGGTCGGATGAAGTTATGAGAGGCAGAGTGCACTAGATCACCTCTTGCCGAGCGGGGCGACAGAGAAGTCCGAGTCACGCACCCCGCGATCTCGCAAGAGGGAGAGGGATGGGGGCCTAGGAGTCCGAAAGGGGTCCGGTGTAGAGGATCTCATGGGACACGACCCGGCAAAAATCATCTCCGTAGCCATTCCCTAGCAAAAATCATCTCGTTGAGAGAGCGAGATAAACAGCGAGACAATGGACGATGGATAAAGACGAACAATGTGTTGCTCCGCAAGAAATAAGGAAACTCCGCAACAGACGAGTCAATTCATGGAGAGAATTGCTCTATGAGAAAGAAAATCACGAAACGAACTTGCACTTGAGGCCTGATGGGAAAGCGATCTAGACACCATCATTGCGATTGCAACACATCTATTCGGAAACACCCTACATGGATTCTACACACATTTTATaagttttcaattaaaaaattatcctTACACTTAATCAGAAATTAAACTACATTCTCTAGATAGATAGATAgagcgacgttaaaagcactccgctagcgcacgtgctttaaaggcttccttatacaCTTGTAtcgtaatatactattttgatacatacttaatttaaaaatatgtattaatttacTGATATCATCATTGTAGGTGTGCTTTTGGGATTTAATTTTGCATCTTGCTAATTCGTGTAGGAAAGTATATAAGTTAGAGcgtgttaaaattgttttgaatttaatgCATACAAATGCGTGAAGGTGTTAGGAGTATTGCGGCCCTAATTGTTATGCATATAAAAATGGgagttataaaaattgttatgtaataCGTGGAACGTGCACAGATAAAGCTTTATGAAGCAACCCTCGCCTCTTCACAAGAAGAGGTGTAAAAGCTTACATTTTGTAGCCTCGCAAATGAGAAGCAGCAGCAATAAACCTATAAATCGCGTTTTATGGTTTTATAGTCTCCTACGCGGGAACTAGATTGAGTAGAGTGAACCCTCGCTTAACCAAGGTATTCTTGTCAAATCACGGCGGCTTCTCGTCCTCATGtgaatttgataaaatattgttCCGTTTATAAAAGCGACTTCGTAACAATAAAATCCTGAAAAAATTCCACAGCTGGACAATCAGCATGAATCATAGCTTCGTGGTCAAACTGAGATATCAACACTGACCTCATCTTCATCCACTAATGGGGGACTCGTACAGTTACAAAATGAAGTTATTCGTAGTGGGTTGCGTTTTTATCAGCTACTACATACACGTTTTGGTAGCGAAGCGAAAAGGTAAACCTGTCCGGTTCTTAATCGTTTCCACTTAACCGCGATTTCTTGCAGGATGTTCCTTTTCGGTCCACGGCCAAAGTGACAAAATTTCTCCGATTTTAGTGAAGAAAAACAATCTGATCGTGCCCAATAACGGTAAAGTCAAGCTGAAGACACGCGAAAATATCACGGTGCTGTGTCCCGATTCAGAGAATTATTTAGAGAACTGTAAAAAAGAACTTGCAGCAATTCCAATCGAgtcattacaatttttttcagccCCAGACCAGTCAAACCTAATGAGCGTACAATGCATACAAGGAAAGTTTTTACGCTTGGACAATCAAGATTTGACTTTCGACGACCTTCGCTGCAACAGGATGATCCGGGGGACGGTGACTACCACTAAAAGAAAATGCGGAAACGGAACGGGGAAGATTTATAAAATCGGCTACAAGCTGGAACCACGCATATTCATTGAATTAATCCAAGTCTGTTATAATTATCAGAACGGGGCGTCCCTTTACACTCAACATTTTCTCTACGGGCAAGACATCAAGTGTGAGTTTTcaacgttttaaaaataatattttgatttGTTGTTTGCAGACGCTTCTAAATCGAGTTATCGCCCTTCTTTTAGGTCTGAAGGTTCCGCCGTTCAACACGTTGCCGTCGCTTACAAACAAAAGTTTCAGaaagttattttaaataatttactgAAATCTAAAACGCTTGCAGATAAATACCTAAACGAGAGTTTTTATTTCGATCGTGGTCATCTATCACCGGATGCGGATTTCCTCTTTGCATCTACTCAGTATACCTCATATTATTACATCAACGTGAGTCCGCAGTGGCACGTCATCAACACTAGAAACTGGAAGAAACTTGAAATGATAATAAGAGCGTTCGCCGAAACCAAACgaaaaactttcaaaatcatcacAGGAACGTACGGTATTTTGACGCTTCCTGATGTTAACGGGACTCACGTTGAAGTGTATCTCTTTGGGAACAAGTTGCCGATACCCAAATACTTCTGGAAAATTGTTTATGAGGAAAGAATGCAGCAGGCTATAGTcttgattaatttaaataatcctTTTGTGAGGAAACTTGGCCGAGGGGAATATTTGTGTGAGAATATTTGTAATAAAGTTGGATGGGATTATGCATCTTGGTCAGACTATGGCCGCGGTTTTGTGTATTGTTGCGATTACAACCAGTTTGCTGATGAGGTTAAAACTGCCCCGAAACTTTCTGTTGTTGAAGTTCTTCAGGGACCTAAACCATAACGGTCTTAACTTCAGATTTGTTTCAACTAACGGTGCCATAAATCTAACAGTATTAGAACCTaagtacaataaaaaataaagattaaatgctttttattcaaaaaaaataccatcaacattgtaattttattaaatacagggtgttattgaaagttatacagatattttaaccacgacacttaatttttgagctacaatttttttaaattgcttttagttttctacgttgtcctacaatctcgtaggtaaaatttcggcacattttaaaaacacaccctgtatatcatgttttataaaatatacgccaatgcgaagtaacctataggaaatatgctttaaaacaaggaaaccgcattggtgtacgttttataaaatatgatatacagggtgtatttttaaaatgtgccgaaattttacctacgagattgtaggacaacgtagaagactaaaagcaatttaaaaaaattgtaaaaaattctgtgtcaaaaaataaaatgacatttattttttgacacagaattttttagatagtttttccgagttctacatgaagccagtagctcgtggttaaaatatctgtacaattttcaataacaccctgtataaatgtttaaataaagaTTTATCCTTCGTCGAGAGTCGATTGTGCCCGTcggcagagtaaaaacacaaacaaccgcaacaagtgaggttagatttaaccagctgatccgtgatctgtaatctgtggcgcgttcacaatcgactcttcaacgcctactttgaggataaatttaaatgattagGGAGCATTCTCTGTTCGTTTGAGCCCTACATGGAAACCATTTTCTGACAGAAGCAGAGCACTAtcttttctgatttttatgGGAATTTGAGTTTTACTTGTGGtgacaaaatcaaattcaaGCAAAAGATAGTACAGTAAAATTTTAGACTGCAACAAGGCAAATCGGGAACCGATACAATTACGTGGTCCAATCTCGAAAGGCAAATACGTAGAAGCATTTATTTTGTCTTTGTTTTCGGCGCTGAATCTTTCAGGATCAAATACAGTCGGGTCTGGGTGATAATTTGGATCTAGGTGAAGACCGTAAGCTGGTATCCAACACACATCTCCTTCGTTGATTGTCAATGGAGATTCTCCTTCCCTCTCGGGTTCAATTGTGAACTTCTTGGTACATTTTCGATCTATGAAACCGGCTTGGGGCCACTTTCGTAACGATTCTGATACCACCATGTCTAGGTATTTCATAGTAAGAAGTTTCTCGTATGTGATTTTGCCGTCGCATTCTTGGTGAGCTCTAATAATTTCGTCTTTGAGTTTTCTTTGAATGTTAGGATTGATCGCAAGCTCGAGGCCAGTAAAAGCCATCACAGAGGAAGTTGTGTCGAAACCACCGACAAAAAAGATAATGGCTTGGGCGGTAATGTCTTCATTCGTCAAGAAATTGACTTTGGCATTGTTACCCAAGTTTGACTCTGTCACAGCTGCGAAACCAGCTTCGGGTAAATTCTGGTAGTCTTCGTATCTCAGTTTGCCTTTTCTTGCCAAGATTAGAAAATGGATTAAGTCAGGACGGACAACATTGTTTTCAATGCGTAAATTGATAGTTTCATCGACAACTGATCTGAAGAAATTTGCAACTCCATCGtctattattttcaatttaaaaaactaaaatgtcagTGATTATTACAAGACGGCAAATTCTACTGACTTACTTTTGCAATCTTGGGAAAATTACCATACAAGAAAAACTTAAACTTGTTGAGACCTGTAAAGTCAGACAGTTCGTAAcctttcaataaaaattcgttGTTTTGGTCTTTGAATGAGTCGCATTTGATTCCAAAAGCTGCGGTAGCAATTGTATCATTGGCATATCTCGTAAAAACATCTTTCAATTCCACTTCTATGACATTTTTGTGTTGTTCCGTGAAGTGGTCAACTAACTGTTTTGCGCATTCgtccattaaaataaacatattgcGCATTTTACTGCTGGTGAAAACAGGACTTAATGATTGACGCAAGTCTCTCCATCTTTCACCTGTGACGATTACTTCAGACGAGTAGaattaacaaaatgtttcATACCTTCACTGGCGAATAAATTTTTGCCCCATATGGGGTCAGCTTCAGATGAAATAAATCCAGTATGGtcaac contains the following coding sequences:
- the LOC138134784 gene encoding cytochrome P450 9e2-like, translating into MSTRYCINMLLISLIILGTVLFGTYIIRSSLENVNHWKKRGVKYVKPIPLIGNMLPVVTNSQSFWTLLLDVYKAFPNERYFGFYQYMTPVLVVKDPELIKSITIKNFENFVDHTGFISSEADPIWGKNLFASEGERWRDLRQSLSPVFTSSKMRNMFILMDECAKQLVDHFTEQHKNVIEVELKDVFTRYANDTIATAAFGIKCDSFKDQNNEFLLKGYELSDFTGLNKFKFFLYGNFPKIAKFFKLKIIDDGVANFFRSVVDETINLRIENNVVRPDLIHFLILARKGKLRYEDYQNLPEAGFAAVTESNLGNNAKVNFLTNEDITAQAIIFFVGGFDTTSSVMAFTGLELAINPNIQRKLKDEIIRAHQECDGKITYEKLLTMKYLDMVVSESLRKWPQAGFIDRKCTKKFTIEPEREGESPLTINEGDVCWIPAYGLHLDPNYHPDPTVFDPERFSAENKDKINASTYLPFEIGPRNCIGSRFALLQSKILLYYLLLEFDFVTTSKTQIPIKIRKDSALLLSENGFHVGLKRTENAP
- the LOC138134786 gene encoding uncharacterized protein; the encoded protein is MGDSYSYKMKLFVVGCVFISYYIHVLVAKRKGCSFSVHGQSDKISPILVKKNNLIVPNNGKVKLKTRENITVLCPDSENYLENSPDQSNLMSVQCIQGKFLRLDNQDLTFDDLRCNRMIRGTVTTTKRKCGNGTGKIYKIGYKLEPRIFIELIQVCYNYQNGASLYTQHFLYGQDIKYASKSSYRPSFRSEGSAVQHVAVAYKQKFQKVILNNLLKSKTLADKYLNESFYFDRGHLSPDADFLFASTQYTSYYYINVSPQWHVINTRNWKKLEMIIRAFAETKRKTFKIITGTYGILTLPDVNGTHVEVYLFGNKLPIPKYFWKIVYEERMQQAIVLINLNNPFVRKLGRGEYLCENICNKVGWDYASWSDYGRGFVYCCDYNQFADEVKTAPKLSVVEVLQGPKP